The Prochlorococcus marinus str. MIT 9301 genome window below encodes:
- a CDS encoding M16 family metallopeptidase yields MNLGDVNYYTHSSKTRCVFVDNKELPLISIDIWCKAGSSFEDVDKNGTAHFLEHMIFKGSNKIMPGEFDHKIESLGGLSNASTGYDDVHYHVLVPPNNFKESLALLTNIVVAPVFNPDEFIKEKGVVIDEIKQQNDQPEERLFNYFLKRIWLNPIYGNSILGTEHSIKNLEINDLIKFHTKHYTTEKICIAIAGNLSEDIYKIFQKSDLSGINKTPNSINLKNKPSLKIRKGRESVKFDNLEFSRIFMAWFIPNLNNQKNIIGLEILASILSVGRNSRLVKILKEDSNLVESVYVDVNAGELGGLFIMEASCESKDIDLVEKQINKTIDEISNSRVLTLDEIKKAINIVKSNYIFNLETSTQLSSFFGNEHLWGRNSSINNLESHLNYWSDLDNFEEITNYIREEKFTLVASPR; encoded by the coding sequence ATGAACTTAGGAGATGTTAACTACTACACCCATTCAAGCAAAACTAGATGTGTGTTTGTGGATAATAAAGAATTGCCGCTTATAAGCATTGATATTTGGTGCAAAGCAGGTTCTTCATTTGAGGATGTTGATAAAAACGGTACTGCTCATTTTCTAGAACATATGATTTTTAAAGGATCTAACAAAATAATGCCAGGTGAGTTTGACCATAAAATTGAATCACTAGGGGGGTTAAGTAACGCTTCAACAGGTTATGATGATGTACATTACCATGTCCTTGTTCCACCCAATAACTTTAAAGAATCACTAGCTCTTTTGACAAATATTGTTGTTGCTCCAGTTTTTAATCCTGATGAATTTATAAAAGAAAAAGGGGTAGTTATTGATGAAATAAAACAACAAAATGATCAGCCTGAAGAAAGATTATTTAATTATTTTTTGAAAAGGATTTGGCTAAATCCTATTTATGGCAATTCGATTCTGGGAACTGAACATAGTATTAAAAACTTGGAGATAAATGACCTTATTAAATTTCATACCAAACATTACACTACCGAAAAAATTTGTATTGCAATTGCTGGAAATCTCTCAGAAGATATTTATAAAATTTTTCAAAAAAGTGATTTATCTGGAATAAATAAAACTCCAAATTCAATAAATCTAAAGAATAAACCTTCTTTAAAAATTAGGAAAGGTAGAGAGTCAGTTAAGTTTGATAATTTAGAGTTTTCAAGAATATTTATGGCTTGGTTTATCCCAAACCTCAATAATCAAAAAAATATTATTGGACTTGAGATTTTAGCATCAATACTCTCTGTTGGAAGAAACAGCAGATTAGTTAAAATTTTAAAAGAAGATAGTAATCTTGTTGAATCGGTATATGTAGATGTAAATGCTGGAGAATTAGGCGGATTATTTATAATGGAAGCAAGTTGTGAGTCCAAAGATATTGATTTAGTAGAAAAGCAAATTAATAAAACAATTGATGAGATCTCAAATTCTAGAGTCCTGACTTTGGATGAAATAAAAAAAGCAATAAATATTGTAAAAAGTAATTATATTTTTAATTTAGAGACATCTACACAACTTTCTTCATTCTTTGGAAATGAACATCTTTGGGGAAGAAATTCTTCAATAAATAATTTAGAAAGTCATTTAAATTATTGGAGTGATTTGGATAATTTCGAGGAGATCACTAATTATATCCGTGAAGAAAAATTCACTTTGGTTGCATCACCTCGCTAA
- a CDS encoding phycocyanobilin:ferredoxin oxidoreductase has translation MLSESLTKTKLTDPLILDLLQNIRKHRSMLEDLKSIKIDPNLTNIISNEIGRELYIENEFHKAKGFRKLHIEVAEFSKNLRILHCVFFPDPKFDIPIFGMDLVKINDIVSAAIVDLSPASQNQALKYEKLLSGVDKSSFTSLREIPKWGRIFSNNVFFASLRNKSEKNDFCSVVDQYLSILIKLSKKAKPEFNEEIIQERIDFQKNYCAQQMKNEKTSMVLLKYFDEKWVNNYIKTVLFDF, from the coding sequence TTGTTGTCTGAATCTTTAACTAAAACAAAATTAACTGACCCTCTTATTTTGGACTTATTACAAAATATTAGAAAGCATAGATCTATGCTAGAGGACCTTAAGAGTATAAAAATTGATCCAAATTTAACAAACATTATATCTAATGAAATAGGCAGAGAACTCTATATTGAAAATGAATTTCATAAAGCAAAAGGATTTAGAAAGTTACATATTGAAGTAGCAGAATTTTCAAAAAATCTCAGAATATTACATTGCGTTTTTTTTCCTGATCCAAAGTTTGATATTCCAATTTTTGGGATGGATTTGGTAAAAATAAATGATATAGTTTCTGCTGCCATTGTTGATTTATCCCCGGCATCGCAAAACCAAGCTTTAAAATACGAAAAATTACTTTCTGGAGTTGATAAAAGTTCTTTTACCTCTTTGAGAGAGATTCCTAAATGGGGGCGGATTTTTTCTAATAATGTATTTTTTGCTTCCTTAAGAAATAAATCTGAAAAAAATGATTTTTGCAGTGTTGTAGATCAATACCTCTCTATTTTGATCAAATTAAGTAAGAAAGCTAAACCAGAATTTAATGAGGAAATTATCCAAGAGAGAATAGATTTTCAAAAAAATTATTGTGCGCAACAAATGAAAAATGAAAAGACTAGCATGGTGCTCTTAAAATATTTTGATGAAAAATGGGTCAATAACTATATAAAAACGGTACTCTTCGATTTTTAA
- a CDS encoding HlyD family efflux transporter periplasmic adaptor subunit, with product MKLKILKNLFFYLLLIMPLSFGVISCSGNNKSSSKFKEEIISDFIPPITAVAALGQLSPSGEIRQLAAPISQFGSSPRIVEILVNEGDFVKKGDILAIFENREKLIADLERNENLIKTINDEISLKKDQIQRYELALSKDAYSFVEFSQRKDELLKLQKQKINLIGDQKNIEIDLFNSKLRSPIDGFILGINTRVGERPKNEGILDIGSSQKMEALIEVYESDIDRVFISQNVEMSSENGGFQKNLKGKVIRISPQVKQRKVLSTDPTGDADSRIIEVLVKLDQDSIDIVQNYAGMKVIAKFIP from the coding sequence ATGAAATTAAAAATACTTAAAAATTTATTTTTTTATTTACTATTAATTATGCCATTATCTTTTGGGGTGATTTCCTGTTCAGGCAATAATAAATCTAGTTCAAAATTTAAAGAGGAAATAATTTCAGATTTCATACCGCCCATTACAGCTGTTGCAGCCCTTGGTCAACTTTCTCCTTCGGGAGAGATTAGGCAATTGGCAGCTCCAATAAGTCAGTTTGGCTCTTCACCTAGAATTGTCGAAATTTTAGTAAATGAAGGAGATTTCGTGAAAAAAGGTGATATCTTGGCAATCTTTGAAAATAGAGAAAAGTTAATTGCTGATCTTGAAAGGAATGAAAATCTAATTAAAACTATTAACGATGAAATTTCCCTCAAAAAAGATCAAATTCAAAGGTATGAACTAGCTTTGAGCAAAGATGCATATTCTTTTGTAGAGTTTTCACAGAGAAAAGATGAATTATTAAAATTACAAAAACAGAAAATTAATCTTATCGGAGATCAAAAAAATATCGAGATAGATCTGTTTAATTCAAAACTAAGGAGTCCAATAGATGGTTTTATCCTTGGAATAAATACGAGAGTTGGTGAGAGGCCTAAAAATGAAGGGATCTTGGATATTGGTTCGAGTCAAAAAATGGAAGCTTTGATAGAGGTTTATGAATCTGATATTGATAGAGTCTTTATCTCTCAGAATGTTGAAATGAGTAGTGAAAATGGTGGTTTCCAAAAAAATCTTAAGGGAAAGGTTATTAGGATTAGTCCTCAGGTAAAACAAAGAAAAGTTTTATCTACTGATCCAACAGGGGATGCTGATTCGCGAATTATCGAGGTACTAGTAAAACTTGATCAAGACTCTATAGATATCGTTCAAAACTATGCAGGAATGAAAGTGATTGCAAAATTTATTCCTTGA
- the devC gene encoding ABC transporter permease DevC produces the protein MSFSFLKFRKIPLAWLLLTRQPLRLAVAIAGISFAGILMFMQLGFRDGLFDTSVTIHKLLDADLVLISPRSKSSISMSGFPKRRLIQTLAVEDVEKTAPVNLNYLLWRNPENLKTRSILALGFNPSDSLLLDEGFSKKAYKLRNPSRVLFDKLSRPEFGPIEEWFLSEKKVETEVAGKRVIVEGLVELGPSFGADGNLITSRETFLRLFPANPPGSIEIGLVKLKKGSDPELISRILNNSLPNDVRVLTKNQFIEFEKNYWKNSTAIGFIFSLGALMGFVVGCVVVYQILYSDVTDHLPEYATLLAMGYRLKSLFFVVAREGFLLALFGYLPAYFSGQILYSVIRSSTKLPIIMDAEKTILIFVLVLVMCMGSAAVAMRKLVDADPAEIF, from the coding sequence ATGAGTTTTTCTTTTTTAAAATTTAGAAAAATACCATTAGCTTGGTTGTTACTAACTAGGCAACCATTAAGGCTAGCAGTTGCCATAGCTGGAATCAGTTTTGCAGGGATTTTGATGTTTATGCAATTAGGTTTTAGAGATGGTTTATTTGATACAAGCGTAACTATTCATAAACTTCTAGATGCCGATCTTGTTTTGATAAGTCCCAGATCAAAAAGTTCTATAAGTATGAGTGGATTCCCAAAAAGAAGGTTAATTCAGACTCTCGCAGTAGAAGATGTTGAAAAGACTGCTCCCGTCAATCTTAATTATTTACTTTGGAGAAACCCCGAAAATCTCAAAACTAGATCAATACTTGCATTAGGTTTTAATCCCTCGGATTCACTTCTTTTAGATGAGGGATTCTCAAAGAAAGCTTATAAATTGAGAAATCCATCAAGAGTTCTTTTTGACAAACTATCTAGACCTGAATTTGGCCCAATTGAAGAATGGTTCTTATCTGAAAAAAAAGTTGAGACTGAGGTTGCTGGAAAAAGAGTTATTGTTGAAGGACTTGTAGAGTTAGGACCATCTTTTGGTGCAGATGGTAATTTGATTACTAGTCGAGAAACCTTCTTAAGACTTTTTCCTGCTAATCCTCCTGGAAGTATAGAAATTGGTTTGGTAAAGCTAAAAAAAGGGTCTGATCCTGAATTGATTTCAAGGATATTAAATAACTCACTCCCAAATGATGTAAGGGTTCTTACAAAAAATCAATTTATAGAATTTGAAAAGAATTATTGGAAAAATAGTACTGCAATAGGTTTTATTTTTAGTTTGGGAGCATTGATGGGTTTTGTTGTAGGGTGTGTGGTTGTTTATCAAATTCTTTATAGTGACGTTACAGATCACCTCCCAGAGTACGCCACTTTATTGGCAATGGGGTATAGACTCAAGTCCCTTTTCTTTGTAGTAGCTAGAGAGGGGTTTTTGTTAGCATTGTTCGGTTATTTACCTGCTTATTTCTCTGGTCAAATACTTTACTCAGTTATAAGAAGTTCTACTAAGCTCCCAATAATAATGGACGCAGAAAAAACTATTTTAATTTTTGTATTAGTTTTAGTTATGTGTATGGGTTCCGCCGCTGTTGCGATGCGTAAATTAGTTGACGCTGATCCTGCCGAAATTTTTTAA
- a CDS encoding DevA family ABC transporter ATP-binding protein, whose translation MVKANKSKNNVKNLKTVSINNLSHFYGKNENKKQVLNDVYLNIDKGELVLLKGPSGCGKTTLLTLIGALRTCQSGDLTVLNNQLNGASRKTRQILRRSIGMIFQGHNLLRCLTAEQNVQMGADLIKGLTYLQRREIARNWLSAVGLEEHHKKLPNDLSGGQKQRVAIARALSANPKLLLADEPTSALDSVTGREIVTLLRKLAKEQNCSVLMVTHDPRISDMADRILNMEDGKIYSAHSELI comes from the coding sequence ATGGTTAAAGCTAATAAATCAAAAAATAATGTTAAAAACCTTAAAACAGTCTCAATAAATAATTTGAGTCACTTTTATGGAAAAAATGAGAATAAAAAACAAGTTCTCAATGACGTTTATTTAAATATTGACAAAGGGGAGTTGGTTCTTTTGAAAGGACCTTCTGGATGTGGTAAAACGACTCTTTTAACATTAATTGGGGCCTTGAGAACCTGTCAAAGTGGAGATTTAACTGTATTAAATAATCAGTTAAATGGAGCATCAAGGAAAACTCGTCAGATTCTTAGAAGAAGTATTGGAATGATTTTTCAAGGTCACAATCTTCTAAGATGTTTAACAGCAGAACAAAATGTCCAGATGGGCGCCGATTTAATAAAAGGTTTAACATATTTGCAAAGACGTGAAATAGCACGGAATTGGTTGTCAGCAGTAGGATTAGAAGAACATCATAAAAAGTTGCCAAATGACTTATCTGGTGGGCAGAAACAGAGAGTCGCAATTGCTCGAGCTTTATCTGCTAACCCAAAACTTTTATTAGCTGATGAGCCCACTTCTGCTTTAGATAGCGTCACAGGAAGAGAAATAGTAACCCTTTTAAGGAAACTAGCAAAAGAGCAAAATTGTTCTGTACTTATGGTCACCCATGATCCAAGAATTTCTGATATGGCTGACAGGATATTAAATATGGAAGATGGTAAAATATATAGTGCTCATAGTGAGCTAATATAA
- a CDS encoding glycosyltransferase family 2 protein → MNVSIVIPTYNRLPILEKCLFALENQKLNTNISNYEVIVVDDGSTDGTTTWINKNKANLPHVILFQQEHGGPALGRNLGVIKSKYEIIIFIDSDLIVLDNFINCHVEKLHASWRKNDKKCFTYGSVVNTSNFLNPQSEKHKIMDTSFAYFATGNVAISKELILSVGLFDTSFSLYGWEDLELGERLKKIGTKLIKCPKAVGFHWHPPFNCEQIDSLIAQEKERAKMALVFYKKHPNIRVRFMIQLTPLHNLLWQILCFGGLISVDRILPLLRFLVNIRRNRLALEILRIPLNMVYIKQLTKSR, encoded by the coding sequence ATGAATGTAAGTATTGTTATACCGACTTACAATAGATTACCTATATTAGAGAAATGTCTATTTGCGCTTGAGAATCAAAAATTAAATACAAATATCAGTAACTATGAAGTAATAGTAGTTGATGATGGATCAACTGATGGTACAACCACATGGATAAATAAAAACAAAGCTAATCTCCCACACGTTATTCTATTTCAGCAAGAACATGGAGGGCCTGCACTTGGAAGAAATCTGGGAGTAATTAAATCAAAATATGAAATTATTATATTTATTGATAGTGATCTTATTGTTTTAGACAATTTTATAAATTGCCACGTAGAAAAATTACATGCCTCTTGGAGAAAAAATGATAAAAAATGTTTTACCTATGGTTCAGTAGTCAATACATCTAATTTCCTAAATCCTCAGAGTGAAAAACATAAAATAATGGACACTTCTTTTGCATACTTTGCTACTGGGAATGTAGCGATATCAAAAGAATTGATTTTAAGTGTGGGATTATTCGATACTTCTTTTAGTCTTTACGGTTGGGAGGATTTAGAACTTGGAGAAAGATTAAAAAAAATTGGGACAAAATTAATTAAATGCCCAAAAGCAGTAGGTTTTCATTGGCATCCGCCATTTAATTGCGAACAAATAGATTCATTAATAGCTCAAGAAAAAGAGAGGGCAAAAATGGCTTTAGTGTTTTATAAGAAACACCCAAATATAAGGGTTAGATTTATGATTCAATTAACTCCTCTCCATAATTTACTTTGGCAAATTCTTTGCTTTGGAGGACTAATCAGTGTTGATAGAATCCTTCCTTTATTAAGATTCCTAGTAAATATAAGAAGAAATAGACTTGCTCTTGAGATACTAAGGATACCTCTTAATATGGTTTACATTAAACAGTTAACTAAATCAAGATAA
- the rpsB gene encoding 30S ribosomal protein S2, giving the protein MAVVSLSEMMEAGAHFGHQTRRWNPKMSKYIYCARNGVHIIDLVKTALCMNNAYKWTRNAAKSGKRFLFVGTKKQASDVVAQEATRCGAAYVNQRWLGGMLTNWTTMKARIERLKDLERMESSGSIAMRPKKEAAVLRRELERLQKYLGGLKGMRRLPDVVVLVDQRRESNAVLEARKLDISLVSMLDTNCDPDLCEVPIPCNDDAVRSVQLILGRLADAINEGRKGSNAERKN; this is encoded by the coding sequence ATGGCTGTTGTATCACTATCAGAAATGATGGAAGCTGGTGCTCATTTCGGGCACCAAACTAGACGTTGGAATCCCAAGATGTCTAAGTATATATATTGCGCGAGAAATGGAGTTCATATTATTGATCTTGTAAAAACAGCATTGTGTATGAACAATGCATATAAATGGACGAGAAACGCTGCAAAAAGCGGTAAACGTTTCCTATTTGTTGGTACAAAAAAACAAGCATCAGACGTAGTAGCTCAGGAAGCTACGCGCTGCGGAGCTGCATATGTAAATCAAAGATGGCTTGGAGGGATGTTGACTAATTGGACAACAATGAAAGCTAGGATTGAAAGATTAAAGGATCTAGAAAGAATGGAAAGTAGTGGTTCAATAGCAATGAGGCCCAAAAAAGAAGCTGCAGTATTAAGGAGAGAACTTGAAAGATTGCAAAAATATTTAGGTGGACTAAAGGGTATGAGAAGATTACCAGATGTAGTTGTATTGGTTGATCAGAGAAGAGAATCTAATGCAGTATTAGAAGCTAGAAAATTAGATATCTCATTAGTATCAATGTTGGATACAAATTGCGATCCGGATTTGTGTGAAGTTCCAATTCCTTGTAATGATGATGCCGTTAGATCTGTACAACTTATTTTAGGAAGACTTGCAGATGCTATAAATGAAGGTAGAAAGGGCTCTAATGCCGAAAGAAAAAATTAA
- the tsf gene encoding translation elongation factor Ts, whose product MGNITAKLVKDLRDKTGAGMMDCKKALNETEGNLDKALEWLRKKGIASAEKKSGRVAAEGSIGSYIHTGSRVGVLLELNCETDFVARGDIFQSLLKDVSMQVAACPNVEYVSIDEIPEEVVEKEKQIEMGRDDLSGKPEQIKEKIVEGRIAKRLNELVLLSQPYIKDSSLTVEDLVKQAAAKIGENIKVRRFTRYTLGEGIEKNQIDFAEEVASMQTN is encoded by the coding sequence ATGGGAAACATTACAGCAAAACTTGTAAAAGATCTTAGAGACAAAACTGGCGCAGGAATGATGGACTGCAAAAAAGCACTTAACGAAACAGAAGGAAATCTAGATAAAGCTTTGGAATGGTTAAGAAAGAAAGGTATAGCTAGTGCTGAAAAGAAATCGGGAAGAGTAGCGGCTGAAGGTTCAATTGGTAGCTACATACATACTGGATCAAGAGTCGGAGTTTTACTAGAGTTAAATTGTGAAACTGATTTCGTTGCTAGAGGTGATATATTCCAATCTCTGTTGAAGGATGTCTCGATGCAAGTAGCCGCATGCCCAAATGTTGAGTATGTATCAATTGATGAAATACCAGAAGAAGTTGTGGAAAAAGAAAAGCAGATTGAAATGGGTAGGGATGATTTATCTGGAAAACCAGAACAAATTAAAGAAAAAATAGTTGAAGGGAGAATAGCAAAAAGACTTAATGAGCTTGTATTGCTTTCACAACCCTACATTAAAGATAGTTCTCTGACAGTTGAGGATCTTGTTAAACAAGCAGCTGCAAAAATTGGCGAAAATATCAAAGTAAGACGCTTTACAAGATATACATTAGGTGAAGGTATCGAAAAAAATCAGATCGACTTTGCTGAAGAGGTCGCATCAATGCAAACAAACTAG